A single Desulfobaculum xiamenense DNA region contains:
- a CDS encoding histidine kinase dimerization/phosphoacceptor domain -containing protein, which yields MNETDMSGITRNADEFASFDAEPKMILTIDDEAVIRDSIEAYLEDCGYGVLQAENGRRGLEVFRSESPDLVLVDLRMPEIDGLDVLASVTRESPLTPVIVVSGTGVLHDAIEALRLGAWDFVTKPIQDMDVLHRAVGKALERAQQLHRRVRYREELERDVERRTHELLEANHRLNEQMRERERAEARLVESLREKEVLLKEIHHRVKNNLQIISSLLYLQSQHIRDEDALAIFTESRSRVKSMALVHEKLYQSQDLARIDYREYLENFVGYLMQTYHASTRTIALNLEVDDVYLPVDCAIPTSLIINELVTNALKYAWGNAASGTLSVGLVSNGSKVELWVRDDGQGLPKDFDWEQSETLGMQLVVNLVQQLRGDMNVSCDGGTSFTIRFGC from the coding sequence ATGAATGAGACCGACATGTCGGGCATCACGCGCAATGCGGACGAATTCGCGTCCTTCGACGCAGAGCCGAAGATGATCCTCACCATCGACGACGAAGCCGTCATCCGCGACAGCATCGAGGCCTACCTCGAAGATTGCGGATACGGCGTCCTGCAGGCGGAAAACGGACGTCGCGGGCTGGAGGTCTTCCGTTCGGAATCGCCAGACCTCGTTCTCGTGGACCTGCGCATGCCCGAAATCGACGGGCTGGACGTGCTGGCCAGCGTGACGCGGGAATCGCCGCTGACGCCGGTCATCGTCGTCAGCGGAACAGGCGTGCTGCACGACGCCATCGAGGCCTTGCGCCTTGGCGCGTGGGACTTCGTGACCAAGCCCATACAGGACATGGACGTGCTGCACCGCGCGGTGGGCAAGGCCCTCGAACGCGCGCAGCAACTGCACCGACGCGTCCGCTATCGCGAGGAACTGGAACGGGACGTGGAGCGCCGCACGCACGAGCTGCTCGAAGCCAACCACAGGCTCAACGAACAGATGCGCGAACGCGAACGCGCCGAGGCCCGCCTCGTGGAATCCCTGCGCGAAAAGGAAGTCCTGCTCAAGGAGATCCATCATCGCGTCAAGAACAACCTCCAGATCATCTCAAGCCTGCTCTATCTCCAGTCGCAACACATCCGCGACGAAGACGCGCTGGCCATCTTCACGGAAAGCCGAAGCCGGGTGAAATCCATGGCGCTGGTGCACGAAAAGCTCTACCAGTCGCAGGACCTCGCCCGCATCGACTACCGCGAGTACCTCGAAAACTTCGTCGGCTACCTCATGCAGACCTACCACGCGTCCACGCGCACCATCGCCCTGAACCTCGAAGTGGACGACGTGTACCTGCCCGTGGACTGCGCCATTCCCACCAGCCTCATCATCAACGAACTGGTCACCAACGCCCTCAAGTACGCGTGGGGCAACGCCGCCAGCGGCACGCTCTCCGTGGGCCTTGTCTCCAACGGTAGCAAGGTGGAACTGTGGGTTCGCGATGACGGTCAAGGGCTTCCGAAAGACTTCGACTGGGAGCAGAGCGAGACGCTCGGCATGCAGCTCGTGGTCAACCTCGTGCAGCAGTTGCGGGGCGATATGAACGTCTCATGCGACGGCGGGACGTCGTTCACCATCCGCTTCGGGTGCTAG
- a CDS encoding ABC transporter ATP-binding protein: protein MSEPVIEMRDVAFAYDGGGRILNNVNLVVERGDYLAVLGPNGGGKSTLLKLILGVVQPVAGRVEVFGRNAAHVASRVGYMPQLNDASRLFPVSVLGVTLMGLIGATSRGFLFSREEKERAEAALDRVGMLEYRDRRIDRLSGGQRQRVYIARALVSGPDLLLLDEPTASVDAGGRTALLDLLAELNREMTIVHVSHDLSVVAAGAHSVACVNRTLHFHDRPEITRDMLMMMYGGEPEGPCPVEVFAHGDVPHRVVAHCEHCHVHDEAEEGAER, encoded by the coding sequence GTGAGCGAACCGGTCATCGAAATGCGCGACGTGGCCTTTGCCTATGATGGCGGCGGGCGCATCCTGAATAATGTGAACCTCGTTGTGGAACGGGGCGACTATCTTGCCGTGCTCGGGCCGAACGGCGGCGGAAAGAGCACGCTGCTCAAGCTGATTCTCGGCGTGGTCCAGCCCGTGGCCGGACGTGTCGAGGTCTTCGGGCGCAACGCCGCGCATGTTGCGTCGCGCGTGGGATATATGCCGCAGCTCAACGACGCGTCCCGTCTGTTTCCTGTTTCCGTGTTGGGCGTGACGCTCATGGGACTCATTGGTGCTACCAGCCGGGGCTTCCTTTTTTCGCGGGAGGAAAAGGAGCGCGCCGAGGCCGCGCTCGATCGCGTGGGCATGCTCGAATACCGCGACCGCCGCATCGACCGGCTTTCCGGCGGGCAGCGTCAGCGGGTGTACATTGCCCGTGCGCTGGTCTCCGGGCCGGACCTGCTGCTGCTCGACGAGCCGACGGCCAGCGTGGACGCGGGCGGCCGTACCGCGCTGCTCGATCTGTTGGCGGAGCTGAACCGCGAGATGACCATCGTTCACGTCAGCCACGACTTGAGCGTGGTCGCTGCGGGCGCGCACAGCGTGGCCTGCGTCAACCGCACCCTGCATTTCCATGATCGACCGGAGATTACCCGCGACATGCTGATGATGATGTATGGCGGCGAACCCGAGGGGCCGTGCCCCGTCGAGGTCTTCGCCCATGGCGACGTGCCGCACCGGGTGGTCGCCCATTGCGAGCATTGCCACGTGCATGACGAGGCTGAGGAGGGCGCGGAACGATGA
- a CDS encoding metal ABC transporter permease has translation MIDALQFEFMRNALWAGLLASIACGVIGSLVVVNRIVFLSGAVAHAAYGGLGLASFMGWPVLPCTVGFSLAASGAMAAVTARDMRRADTVIGVMWAGGMALGIILLDFTPGYNVDLMSFLFGSILAVPTPDLWLMAGLDVLIVGTALYFYKDFEVMSYDAEFAAVRGVPVRVLHFVLLGMIGASVVMVIRVVGLILVIALLSIPPGMVMGRAPSLLSMMWRSALLSTAFCVAGLMLAYHFDLTTGAAIIAVAVVAYVACGAVSRVRTHIGRTRG, from the coding sequence ATGATCGACGCGCTCCAGTTCGAATTCATGCGCAACGCGCTGTGGGCGGGTCTGCTGGCCAGCATCGCCTGCGGCGTCATTGGCTCCCTCGTGGTGGTGAACCGCATCGTGTTCCTGTCCGGCGCGGTGGCCCATGCGGCCTACGGCGGGCTGGGGCTCGCCTCGTTCATGGGCTGGCCCGTGCTGCCCTGCACGGTGGGCTTCTCCCTTGCCGCCAGCGGGGCCATGGCCGCAGTCACCGCGCGCGACATGCGCCGCGCGGATACCGTCATCGGCGTGATGTGGGCGGGCGGCATGGCGCTCGGCATCATCCTTCTCGACTTCACACCCGGCTACAATGTGGACCTCATGAGCTTCCTGTTCGGCAGTATCCTCGCCGTGCCGACGCCGGATTTGTGGCTCATGGCCGGGCTTGATGTGCTCATCGTGGGGACTGCCCTGTATTTTTACAAGGACTTCGAGGTCATGTCCTACGATGCGGAGTTCGCCGCCGTGCGCGGCGTGCCGGTCCGCGTGCTGCATTTCGTGCTGCTTGGCATGATCGGCGCGTCGGTGGTCATGGTCATCCGCGTGGTCGGCCTGATTCTCGTCATCGCGCTTCTGTCCATTCCGCCGGGCATGGTCATGGGACGCGCCCCGTCGCTCCTGTCGATGATGTGGCGCTCCGCGCTACTGTCCACGGCGTTTTGCGTGGCGGGGCTCATGCTTGCGTATCATTTCGATCTCACCACCGGTGCGGCCATCATCGCCGTGGCCGTGGTCGCCTACGTGGCTTGCGGTGCCGTTTCTCGCGTGCGGACGCATATTGGACGTACGCGCGGCTGA